In Ailuropoda melanoleuca isolate Jingjing chromosome 7, ASM200744v2, whole genome shotgun sequence, one genomic interval encodes:
- the ALDH1B1 gene encoding aldehyde dehydrogenase X, mitochondrial, giving the protein MSMLRFLVPRWLRLHGRTSPYSSAAALPSPIPNPDIHYNQLFVNNEWQDAASKKTFPTVNPATGEVIGHVAEGDRADVDRAVKAAREAFRLGSPWRRMDASERGRLLNRLADLVERDRVYLASLETLDNGKPFQESYALDLDEVIKVYRYFAGWADKWHGKTIPMDGKHFCFTRHEPVGVCGQIIPWNFPLVMQGWKLAPALATGNTVVMKVAEQTPLSALYLASLIKEVGFPPGVVNIITGYGPTAGAAIAQHMDIDKVAFTGSTEVGHLIQKAAGDSNLKRVTLELGGKSPSIVLADADMDHAVEQCHEALFFNMGQCCCAGSRTFVEESIYDEFLERTVEKAKQRRVGNPFELDTQQGPQVDKEQFERILSYIRLGQKEGAKLLCGGERFGERGFFIKPTVFGGVKDDMRIAREEIFWPVQPLFKFKKMEEVIERANNTRYGLAAAVFTQDLDKAMYFTQALQAGTVWVNTYNIVTCHTPFGGFKESGNGRELGEDGLKAYTEVKTVTIKIRQKNS; this is encoded by the coding sequence ATGAGCATGCTGCGCTTCCTGGTGCCCCGGTGGCTTCGCCTTCATGGCAGGACCTCCCCATACTCTTCTGCAGCAGCCCTTCCAAGCCCCATCCCAAACCCAGACATCCATTACAACCAGCTGTTCGTCAACAATGAGTGGCAAGATGCAGCCAGCAAGAAGACCTTCCCGACAGTGAACCCCGCCACAGGAGAGGTCATTGGCCATGTGGCTGAAGGAGACCGGGCTGATGTGGATCGGGCAGTGAAAGCAGCCCGCGAGGCCTTCCGCCTGGGGTCTCCATGGCGCCGGATGGATGCCTCGGAGCGCGGCCGGCTGCTAAACCGCCTGGCCGACCTAGTGGAGCGGGATCGTGTCTACCTGGCCTCACTGGAGACTTTGGACAATGGGAAGCCTTTCCAGGAGTCTTATGCCTTGGACCTGGATGAGGTCATCAAAGTGTACCGGTACTTTGCTGGCTGGGCTGACAAGTGGCACGGCAAGACCATCCCCATGGATGGCAAGCATTTCTGCTTCACCCGGCATGAGCCTGTTGGCGTCTGCGGCCAGATAATCCCATGGAACTTCCCCTTGGTCATGCAGGGCTGGAAGCTTGCCCCCGCGCTGGCCACCGGCAACACTGTGGTCATGAAGGTGGCAGAGCAGACCCCCCTTTCTGCGCTGTACTTGGCCTCCCTCATCAAAGAGGTGGGCTTTCCCCCCGGGGTGGTGAACATCATCACTGGCTACGGCCCAACGGCCGGTGCAGCCATCGCCCAGCACATGGATATCGACAAAGTTGCCTTCACCGGCTCTACTGAGGTGGGCCACCTGATCCAGAAGGCGGCCGGTGATTCCAACCTGAAGAGAGTCACCCTGGAGCTGGGTGGGAAGAGCCCCAGCATCGTGTTGGCCGACGCGGACATGGACCATGCCGTGGAGCAGTGCCACGAAGCCCTGTTCTTCAACATGGGCCAGTGCTGCTGTGCGGGCTCCCGGACCTTCGTCGAAGAATCCATCTATGACGAATTTCTTGAGAGAACCGTGGAGAAGGCTAAGCAGAGAAGAGTTGGGAACCCCTTTGAGCTGGACACCCAGCAGGGGCCCCAGGTGGACAAGGAGCAGTTTGAGCGAATCCTGAGCTACATCCGGCTTGGCCAGAAGGAGGGGGCCAAACTTCTCTGCGGGGGGGAGCGTTTTGGGGAGCGTGGTTTCTTCATCAAGCCCACGGTCTTTGGTGGCGTGAAGGATGACATGAGGATCGCCAGAGAGGAGATCTTCTGGCCTGTGCAGCccttatttaaattcaagaagATGGAGGAGGTAATCGAGAGGGCCAACAACACCAGGTATGGCTTGGCTGCTGCCGTGTTCACCCAGGACCTGGACAAGGCCATGTACTTCACGCAGGCACTCCAGGCTGGCACAGTGTGGGTAAACACCTACAACATTGTCACCTGCCACACGCCCTTCGGAGGGTTTAAGGAATCTGGGaatgggagggagctgggggaggacgGGCTTAAGGCCTACACGGAGGTGAAGACAGTTACCATCAAGATCCGTCAAAAGAACTCGTAG